The nucleotide sequence ATGACCCTGATGAAGATGCCGCTGTTCGTCTGGACCTGGCTGATCACTGCATTCCTGCTGATTGCCGTGATGCCGGTACTGGCCGGTGCGGTCACCATGATGCTGACCGACCGTCACTTCGGCACCAGCTTCTTCAGTGCTGCCGGCGGCGGTGACCCGGTACTGTTCCAGCACATCTTCTGGTTCTTCGGGCACCCCGAGGTGTACATCATGATCCTGCCGGCGTTCGGCGTGGTCTCCGCGATCATCCCGACGTTTGCCCGCAAGCCGCTGTTTGGTTACGCCTCCATGGTGTACGCGACAGCGTCCATCGCGCTGCTGTCGTTCGTGGTCTGGGCGCACCACATGTTCGCGGTGGGCATGCCACTGGCCGGCATGCTGTTCTTCATGTACATGACCATGCTGATCTCGGTACCGACCGGCGTGAAGGTATTCAACTGGGTTGCCACCATGTGGCGCGGTTCGCTGACGTTTGAACTGCCGATGAAATGGGCCATTGCCTTCGTCATCCTGTTCACCATCGGTGGTCTGTCCGGCCTGATGCTGGCGATCACCCCGGCGGACATCCAGTACCACGACACTTACTTCGTGGTAGCGCACTTCCACTACGTGCTGGTGTCCGGTGCGATTTTCTCCATGTTCGCCGCCGTGTACTACTGGCTGCCGAAGTGGACCGGCGTGATGTACGACAAGTTCTGGGGTGAGGTCCACTTCTGGAGCTCGCTGCTGTCGGTCAACCTGCTGTTCTTCCCGATGCACTTTGTTGGCCTGGCCGGCATGCCGCGCCGTTACGCCGACTACGCACTGCAGTTCGCCGACTACAACTTCTGGATCAGCATCGGCGGCTTCTGGTTCGGTATCTCGCAGCTGTTCCTGCTGTGGGTGCTGATCAAGGCCTGCTTCCTGAAGAAAGGCGAGAAGGCGACGGCAGAAGTGTGGGAAAATCCGGAAGGTCTGGAATGGACGGTACCGTCTCCGGCCCCGTTCCACACCTTCGATACACCGCCGGTTGTGAAGTAACGTTGCAGTAGATTTGTAAGCAGGAGGGCGCCATGAGCGAAAATCTTGACCAGCGACACCGCGGGATCATCAAGAAACTGGTGCTGACCGTGGCAGGCATGTTCGTGTTCGCGTTCGCCATGGTGCCCTTGTACAACGTGTTGTGTGAAGTGACCGGCCTGAATGGCAAGACCAACAGCTCTGCCATCACGCATGTGCCGGAAGGAATGGAAGCGGACGAGGATCGTTCGGTGCTGGTGCAGTTTGTCACCCGTAACGACCCGCAGATGCCGTGGCTGTTTGAACCGATGGAACGTTCGGTGCGGGTGCATCCCGGCGAGATCAAGGCCGTGAATTTCCGCGTCCGCAACGACACCGACCGGGACATGATCAGCCAGGCCATTCCGTCGCTGGTGCCAGGCCTGGCCGCCAGCCATTTCAAGAAGACACAATGCTTCTGTTTCGACCAGCAGCCGCTGGCGGCACACAGCGAACAGGTGATGCCGATGATCTTCTACATTGATCCGTCGATCCCGAAGCATGTCACCACGATCACGTTGTCCTACACCCTATTCGACATCACTGACCGCGTGAGCGGCAGGGCTGGCGAGGTTGCCGCTCGCTGAGCACTGAGCAGACAGGTTTCCAGGAGACACAGGCATGGCAGAAAAAACGACACAATATTACGTACCCGAGAGCAGCCCCTGGCCGCTGATGGGTTCTATCGGCTTGCTGCTGATGGCCATTGGTGGCGCCAACTTCATTCAGCAGAACACCGACAAGGTACAGAACGACGGCCACCTCGGTGGTGTGATTCTGGCCATTGGCGTGCTGTGGATGATCGGCGTCATGTTCATGTGGTGGCGTGACACCGTGAAGGAATCCCTGGGCGGCCTGCACAGCCACCAGATGGACCGCTCCTACCGCCAGGGCATGATCTGGTTCATCTTCTCGGAAGTCATGTTCTTCGGCGCCTTCTTTGGCGCGCTGTTCTACACCCGCTGGCTGATCGTGCCATGGCTCAGTGGCGAAGGCAGCAATGCCATGACCCACGAGCTGCTGTGGCCGGATTTCCAGGCCATGTGGCCGCTGCTGGTCGCCCCGGATGGCCGCACCACCGCCGCCATGGGCGCCTGGGGCCTGCCGGCGATCAACACCGCGATCCTGCTGACCAGTTCGATCACCCTGACCATTGCCCACCACGCCCTGCTGGCCAGCCAGCGCGGCAAAGTGATCGCCTTCCAGGCGGCCACCATTGTGCTGGCGGTGATCTTCCTGGGCCTGCAGGCACTGGAATACTCCCACGCCTATCACATGGGCCTGACGATGGACGCGGGCATCTACGGTTCGCTGTTCTTCCTGATGACCGGTTTCCACGGTGCGCACGTATTCCTGGGCACGGTGTTCATGATCGTCACCTTCCTGCGCGTACTGAAAGGCCACTATACCCCGGAAAACCACTTCGCCTGGGAAGCGGCAGCCTGGTACTGGCACTTTGTGGACGTGGTCTGGCTGTTCCTGTTCGTGGCGGTGTACTGGCTCTGAGGCCAGCTTCACCGGCAAACAGAAAGGGCGCCTTCGAGGCGCCCTTTCTGTATCTGGCCTTCACGTCATTCGGCCGGTGCTTTCTGCTCGATCGGCACGCCGCCGCGCATCGTCGGATTCACGTCGTGCGGCTTGAGCCAGCCCATGTACATCGACAGAAACAGGAGGCCGAGTACCGCTGCGGAAAAGATCACCCGCCACGTCAGCGCACGCGCCGTCTTGCCTTCACGCCCCTGCCCTTTCACCAGCGCCGCCAGGCCCCGAAACAGCGACACCACCACCGCTGCGAGCAACAACAGCACCAACAGCTTTACCCACCACATAACGCATACCCTTGTGTACAATAGGCGCCCATTGTAACAGTCAGCCGCGCCAGCCGCCTGCCGGGACGGCCGGAAGAAACCTCTGAGGCTTGTTCAACAGCGGTCAGCATGCCCGCGCAACCCTGCACCCCACCGTGGTCCTGGAGAAACGCATGGCAACACGTCAGTTCCGTCCTGGTCTGGTGGCGACACTGGCCATGCTGGTGGTGGCTGCCGTGTGCCTGAAAGCCGGGTTCTGGCAGCTTGACCGCGGCAACACCAAGGCCCGCGCCCTGGCTGCCTACAATGAACGCCTGGCCCAGGGTGACCAGCTCCTCGATAACCTGCTGTCACTGGACGAAAACAACCACTACCCGGTACGCGTCAGCGGCGAGTTCGACAACCGCCACAATATCCTGCTCGACAACCGCACCCTCAATGGCGTCGCCGGTTACCACCTGCTGACCCCACTGCGCAGCGACGGCGGCCACTGGGTGCTGGTCAACCGTGGCTGGATACCGCGCGGCCCCGAACGCGATGTGCTGCCCGACATCCCGCCCGTCGACGGCCCGGTTACCGTCGTCGGCCGCACCTACGTCTACAGCCCGCGCACTTTTGTGCTGGCCGATGACGACCTGTCACAGCCCTCCTGGCCGCTGCGCGTGCAGAAAGTGGAAATGGAAGCCATCGCGCCGCTACTTGGGGTAGAATTGGCGCCCTTCGAGATCCGGGTGGCCCCGGATGCCACCCTGGAGCAGGGCGAACAGTTGCCACGCGTCTGGCAGGACTCGGTGATGACACCCGAACGCCATCGCGCCTATGCCGTGCAATGGTTTGGCCTCGCCGCCACGGTGGTGATCTTCTACATCGTTGTCAGCGTCCGGCGCCGCCCGCAGGACGCCGCCTGAGCGGCCGGCATCGCAGCGTTGAGGTACACAGGTAAGGTCATGCAGGAACGGAGCAAGAATTTTCTGATACTGGGCCTGATCGTCGGCGTCTTTGTCGCCTTCTTTCTCGCTGGCCGCTTCTTCATCAATCCGGACGAACTGCCGCGTCTGAACAAGGGCACCCTGATCGTGCCGCACGTCAGCGTCGACACCCTGGACCTGCGCGACGAAAACGGCGCCCCCTACACCAGCGAAGACATGGCCGGGCAGTGGAGCCTGACCTACATCGCCAACGGCTCCTGCGATGACGCCTGCAAGAACGGCCTGTTCTACCTGATCCGCCAGTTGCGCCTGTCGCTGGACCGCGATGCGAGCCGCGTACGCCGGCTGATCATCCACACCGCGGAACCGGATGCCGGGCTGCGCGCCTTCCTCGACGACAACGTCGCCGGCATGACCGAAGTGCGTGCCGACGCCAACGTGATCAAGACCCGGCTGCATGACGCCATGCAGCCGGACACCTCCGCCACCGGGCACATTTTCCTGATCAGCCCCGACGGCATGATTTTCATGTGGTATCCGACCCACCCGGACCAGGATGCCACGCTGCTCGAGGCCGACAACATCCGTGACGACCTCAAGCGCACCCTGAAAGGCTCAGCAATAGGCTAATCCCATGTCCGATACCCCCCACCGCAGCATGGCCGGCATGACCGGTGCGTTTATCTGGCAACGTCGTCTGGTGATCATCACCATCCTGCTGGCCGCAGGTGTCATCATGCTCGGCGCCTGGACGCGCCTGTCCGATGCCGGCCTGGGCTGCCCGGACTGGCCGGGCTGCTATGGCCACATGGATGTGCGCAAGGCGATCGACTATGTGAATTCGAAAAACGAAGTCCAGCCGGGCACCTATCGCGAAGCGCACAAGACCGTGCCGGAGATGGTGCATCGCTACTTCGCCAGCCTGCTCGGCCTGATGATCCTGATCATTGCCGCGCTGGCCTGGAAAAACCGCAGGCAGAGCGACCAGCCCGTGGCACTGCCTTTGGCGCTGCTGGTGCTGGTGATCTGCCAGGGCATTCTTGGCAAATGGACCGTCACCATGGGGCTGCATCCCACCATCGTGATGCTGCACCTGCTCGGCGGTTTTACCACCATCACCCTGCTCTGCTGGCTGGCCGCAAAACTGTTCCGCTGGCCGAATTTCCGCAACGACTGCGATGTGCGTTCGCTGAAGCCGCTGGGCATCACCGCACTGGCCATCGTCATTCTGCAGATCGCACTGGGTGGCTGGACCACCGCCAACTATGCCGCCGTGGTCTGCACCGAACTGCCGATCTGCGAGGAAGGCTGGACCACGCACATCAACTTCGTCGATGCCTTCACTTTCTTCGGGCATGATCACGATGGCGAGGATTTCGAGTTCGGTGTGCTGGAGAACGATGCCCGCACCACCATCCACGTGATGCACCGCTTCGGCGCCATCGCCACCCTGCTGGTGGTCGGCCTGCTGGCGTTCCGTGTGGTGCGGCGCGCACGCTGCGCGCTGTACCGCAACCTCGGCCTGACACTGGGCGCCGTGGTGCTGGCACAGTTTGCATTGGGCGTGAGCAACGTGGTGTTCCGCGTGCCGCTGAATGTCGCGGTGGCCCATAATTTCGGCGCGGTGGTATTGCTGGTCACGCTGGTGCTGTTCCTGCGTGCCATTTCCATACAGCCCGAGCGGAGGCAGCCGGATGTCTGAGACGACAGGCTGGCGCGATTATCTCGCCCTGACCAAACCCGGTGTGGTGCTGCTGCTGATGGTCACCGCCATTGCCGGCATGTTCCTCGCCACCGATCCGCCCGGCATGGTGCCGCTGCGCACGCTGGTGCCGGCGTTTCTGGGGCTGACCCTGGCGATGATGGCCTCGGCCGCCATCAACCAGATCATGGACCAGAAAATCGATGCGGTGATGGCGCGCACGGAAAAACGCCCGATCGTCACCGGCCGCCTGAACACGCGCAAGGCCGTGACCTTCGCGGTGGTGCTGGCGGTGCTGTCGATGCTGATTCTGGATCAGATGGTCAACCGTCTCACCGCACTGCTGACGCTGTTCGGCTTTGTCGGATACGCGTTCATCTACACGCTGTATCTTAAACGCGCGACGCCGCAGAACATCGTCATCGGCGGCCTGGCCGGTGCCATTCCGCCCCTGCTCGGCTGGACCGCCGTGTCCGGCGAGATGCATCCGTACGCCTGGCTGCTGGTGCTGATCATTTTCGTCTGGACGCCACCGCACTTCTGGGCACTGGCGATTCATCGCCGCGACGACTACGCCAAGGCGGAAATCCCGATGCTGCCGGTGACACACGGCATCCCGTTTACCCGCACCAGCGTGCTGTACTACACCATCCTGTTGCTGCTGACATCGCTGCTGCCCTACCTGACCGGCATGAGCGGCCTGATCTATCTGGTCGCTGCCGTCGTGCTCGGCGTGATTTTCATGCTGCACGCCATCAAGCTGCGTTTCGGCAATGACCCACGCACGCCGATGAAAACCTTCGGCTATTCCATTACCTATCTGTTCGTCCTGTTCGCCGCCCTGCTGGTGGATCATTACGTGCCTGTTGGTGTGCTTGGCAGCGTCTGACGTCGGACGTCGGACGTCAAAAGCATTGGCCCCCAGCGCCTGCTGACAATCCGCAATGCCCACCCGTGCAGCACCGCTTCTTTTGATTTAGCGTCCGACGTCAGACGTCCGACGTCAGACGTCCGACGTCAGACCCGCGCCCCCCCCCGGGGCGCTTTTACTCCCCTCATTTCCCCCCGCGTGGCAGCATTGACCGGCTGAATGGTCTGTGCGCCATCGCGCGCATCGGCTAGCCTCAGCGACACAGCTATCTCTGCCGATCGGGAGTTGCCATGGGTACGTTTCTCTTCCTCGGGATCGCCGCACTGATCGTGGTGCTGGCCATCTCCGTCTACAACCGTCTGATCACGCTGCGCAATCGCTTCAAGAACGCCTTTGCGCAGATCGACGTGCAACTGCAGCGCCGCCATGACCTGATCCCGAATCTGGTCGAAGCCGCCCGTGCCTATATGGCGCACGAGAAAGACACCCTCAGCCGTGTCACCGAAGCCCGCAACCAGGCCGAAAGCGCACGCCAGGCGGCGCGCAGCAAACCGGACGACGCCGGCGCCATTGCCGGGCTCGGCCGTGCCGAATCCGTGCTGTCCGGTTCACTGGCAAATTTCCTCGCCGTCTCGGAAAACTATCCGGACCTGAAAGCCAACCAGAGCATCGCCGAACTGATGGAAGAGCTGTCCTCTACCGAAAACCGGGTCGGCTTTGCCCGGCAGGCGTTCAACGATGCGGTAATGGATTACAACACCTACCGTGAGCAGGTGCCGAACAACCTCGTTGCGGCAATGTTCGGCAGCACGTTCCAGCACGCCGAGCTGCTGGAGATCGAGACACCGGAAGCCCGCAAGGCACCGAAGGTCCAGTTCTGAGCTGAGCAACGATGAATTTCTTCGAACACCAGACCCGCGCGCGCCGGCGCACGGGTCTGCTGGTGGTCTACTTCACGCTGGCCCTGCTGCTGACCATGGCGGCAGTGAACCTCGCCGGCCTGCTGGCCTGGCACTGGCTGCTGCAACCGATCAGCCTGGCTGCCTGGCTGCGCTCGCCAGCCGCACTTTGGCTCGCCGGCATCACGCTGCTGGTGGTGGCCGGCGGCAGCGCAGTGCGTTTCTGGCAACTGCGCGGCGGGGGCTCCGCGCTGGCCGGCATGCTGCAGGCGCGCCGCATCGACCCGGACACGCACCTCGCCGAAGAACGGCAACTGGTCAACGTGGTCGAGGAAATGGCCATCGCCTCCGGCATCCCGGTGCCGCAGTTGTTTGTGCTCGACAACGAACCGGCCATCAATGCCCTGGTGGCCGGCTTCCGCCCTACCGAAACCAGCGTGATCGTCACCCGTGGTGCGCTGCAGCAACTTGATCGCGATGAACTGCAGGGTGTGATCGCCCACGAGTTCAGCCACGTCTTCAATGCCGACATGCGCCTGAACCTGCGCCTGATCGCCGCACTGGCCGGCATTCTCGCCATTGGCAAGACCGGCGAATTCCTGATGCACAGCATGCGCTACGGCAGCCACCGCAGCGGCCGCAACAACGGCGCGGCTGCGGTGTTTGTGGTGGGCGCCGCGCTGATGGCGATCGGTTACATCGGGCTGTTCTTCGGTCGCCTGATCAAGGCCGCCATCTCACGCCAGCGCGAACTGCTGGCCGATGCCGGTTCCGTGCAGTTCACCCGCAACCCGGCGGGCATTGCCGGCGCACTGATCCGCATCCGCAACGGTGACGGCTCGCACCTGAACAGCCGCCATGCCGAAGACATGAGCCACATGTGTTTTGGCGAGACACTCACCTTCCGCTTACGCGGCCTGCTGGCCACTCACCCGAGTGTGGATGAACGGCTGGCTGCACTGGGTACGCCGTGGCTGGCGCGGGCCCGGGTCGATGCCCGCCAGCGCTCAGCCACCGCCACGGCACCGGCGCCTGAATCCGCGCCGGCGCAGACGCATGCGTTCGCCGAAACAGCCACCGCCATGGCAGCTGCCATGCCACCGGTGGCACGCGCTGCGGACACCGTCGGGACCGTCACGCCGGCACATCTGGGTTATGCGCGCCGTATTCATGAGTCCATCCCCGAGCACCTGCACACGGCACTGCACCGCAGTGATGAAGCAGAACTGGTGATGTACGCACTGGTGCTCAGCGTCTCCGACGGCGCGCCCGGCGTGCTGCTCGACACCCTGGCACTGCCGCCCGCCTCGGCAGAGCGCGTCAGCCAGCGCCTGCGTCAGATACAGGCCCTGGGCACCCGGTTGCGGCTGCCACTGGCAGACCTGGCCATCCCGGCGCTCAAGCAGGCACCGCAGGCGGATCGCGACCGGCTGCTGGCGCGCCTGGACACCCTGATCCGTGCCGACCAGCGCGTTACCCTGTTCGAATTCGTGCTCACCCATATCCTGGCCGACCACCTCGGCCACGGCGCGCACCGCAACCCGACGGTGGCATTTCGCAGCTACCGCCCGCTGGCGGCGGATATCCGCCTGCTGCTGTCGGTCATGGTGCATGCCTCCGGCGCCCGCGACGACACCGCGACCCGGCAATTCCGTGGCCTGAGCGCAGCGGTGCTGCCACCGGGCACGGCGCTGCTGCCCATCAGTGAGTGCAAGCTGGATGCCCTGTCCCGTGCATTGCAGCGCCTGGCCCGGCTGACACCGTTGCTGAAGGCAGGGCTGGTGGATGCCTGTGCGGATGCCGTGCTCGCCGACGGGCGCGTGCAGGTGGCGGAAGCCGAGTTGCTGCGGGCAGTCTGTACGTTGCTGGATTGCCCCATGCCGCCGCTGTTCACCAGCGATCAGACCACCTGACGACAGTACAAAAATGCAGCGCCGGTCGCGGACGCCAGCGCCCGGGGCTGGCAGGCTGCAGGGAAGCGATTCTGGCAATGTAAGCATATGCCTACAAAACCTATGGTCATTGTCTGCTTTCGGCAAAGGCCACGGCGCGCAAAAATGCCGTTTGTCAGGATGATGGCACCAGTGATCTGCACGCCCGCTCCATTTTGTGGGACAGATCACGTTTTTTGCCTAAAGTGCCCATCGGGGTACGGGGAACTCAACATGGAATTTGAGAAAGCCAGCGAGCAGAACGCCTGGAATGCCGTGGCAGACGCCACCACGGCCATGCGACAGGGGCAAGTGCCCCATCCCGCCCTGGCGGACTGGCTCTATCAACGTGGCGTGGATATCCAGCGCGCGGTATTTCCGTGCGTGGGGCTGTTCGATGACAACGTCTTTTCCGGCACCCTGGTATCCCAGGACCGTCGCGTGTTCGAGTATTTCGTCGATCTGACCATGCCCGACGACGGCGAATTCGATGACGTTACCAGTGAACTCGGCCCGAAAGACCCGGCCCACCCCGAGAGTGACATTCGCGACCTGATCACCATGTCGCTGATCTTTTTCGACAACCAGCACGGCGCGGCGGCCTGAGCGCGCTGCCCGTCGGTGCTTGTCCACCGGACTCGTCTCTCCAGA is from Isoalcanivorax pacificus W11-5 and encodes:
- the ctaD gene encoding cytochrome c oxidase subunit I; translation: MADHHEHHAPTGLKRWLFSTNHKDIGSLYLWFSFIMFLIGGLLAMVIRTELLYPGMQVVDPDFFNQMTTTHGLIMVFGAVMPAFVGLANWMIPLMIGAPDMALPRMNNWSFWILPAAFAILVSSVLMSAFGPGHPQAPNFGWTFYAPLSTQYGPASTDFFILSVHMMGISSIMGAINVIVTVLNMRAPGMTLMKMPLFVWTWLITAFLLIAVMPVLAGAVTMMLTDRHFGTSFFSAAGGGDPVLFQHIFWFFGHPEVYIMILPAFGVVSAIIPTFARKPLFGYASMVYATASIALLSFVVWAHHMFAVGMPLAGMLFFMYMTMLISVPTGVKVFNWVATMWRGSLTFELPMKWAIAFVILFTIGGLSGLMLAITPADIQYHDTYFVVAHFHYVLVSGAIFSMFAAVYYWLPKWTGVMYDKFWGEVHFWSSLLSVNLLFFPMHFVGLAGMPRRYADYALQFADYNFWISIGGFWFGISQLFLLWVLIKACFLKKGEKATAEVWENPEGLEWTVPSPAPFHTFDTPPVVK
- a CDS encoding cytochrome c oxidase assembly protein, with product MSENLDQRHRGIIKKLVLTVAGMFVFAFAMVPLYNVLCEVTGLNGKTNSSAITHVPEGMEADEDRSVLVQFVTRNDPQMPWLFEPMERSVRVHPGEIKAVNFRVRNDTDRDMISQAIPSLVPGLAASHFKKTQCFCFDQQPLAAHSEQVMPMIFYIDPSIPKHVTTITLSYTLFDITDRVSGRAGEVAAR
- a CDS encoding cytochrome c oxidase subunit 3 — encoded protein: MAEKTTQYYVPESSPWPLMGSIGLLLMAIGGANFIQQNTDKVQNDGHLGGVILAIGVLWMIGVMFMWWRDTVKESLGGLHSHQMDRSYRQGMIWFIFSEVMFFGAFFGALFYTRWLIVPWLSGEGSNAMTHELLWPDFQAMWPLLVAPDGRTTAAMGAWGLPAINTAILLTSSITLTIAHHALLASQRGKVIAFQAATIVLAVIFLGLQALEYSHAYHMGLTMDAGIYGSLFFLMTGFHGAHVFLGTVFMIVTFLRVLKGHYTPENHFAWEAAAWYWHFVDVVWLFLFVAVYWL
- a CDS encoding twin transmembrane helix small protein; protein product: MWWVKLLVLLLLAAVVVSLFRGLAALVKGQGREGKTARALTWRVIFSAAVLGLLFLSMYMGWLKPHDVNPTMRGGVPIEQKAPAE
- a CDS encoding SURF1 family protein, whose product is MATRQFRPGLVATLAMLVVAAVCLKAGFWQLDRGNTKARALAAYNERLAQGDQLLDNLLSLDENNHYPVRVSGEFDNRHNILLDNRTLNGVAGYHLLTPLRSDGGHWVLVNRGWIPRGPERDVLPDIPPVDGPVTVVGRTYVYSPRTFVLADDDLSQPSWPLRVQKVEMEAIAPLLGVELAPFEIRVAPDATLEQGEQLPRVWQDSVMTPERHRAYAVQWFGLAATVVIFYIVVSVRRRPQDAA
- a CDS encoding SCO family protein — translated: MQERSKNFLILGLIVGVFVAFFLAGRFFINPDELPRLNKGTLIVPHVSVDTLDLRDENGAPYTSEDMAGQWSLTYIANGSCDDACKNGLFYLIRQLRLSLDRDASRVRRLIIHTAEPDAGLRAFLDDNVAGMTEVRADANVIKTRLHDAMQPDTSATGHIFLISPDGMIFMWYPTHPDQDATLLEADNIRDDLKRTLKGSAIG
- a CDS encoding COX15/CtaA family protein, with the translated sequence MSDTPHRSMAGMTGAFIWQRRLVIITILLAAGVIMLGAWTRLSDAGLGCPDWPGCYGHMDVRKAIDYVNSKNEVQPGTYREAHKTVPEMVHRYFASLLGLMILIIAALAWKNRRQSDQPVALPLALLVLVICQGILGKWTVTMGLHPTIVMLHLLGGFTTITLLCWLAAKLFRWPNFRNDCDVRSLKPLGITALAIVILQIALGGWTTANYAAVVCTELPICEEGWTTHINFVDAFTFFGHDHDGEDFEFGVLENDARTTIHVMHRFGAIATLLVVGLLAFRVVRRARCALYRNLGLTLGAVVLAQFALGVSNVVFRVPLNVAVAHNFGAVVLLVTLVLFLRAISIQPERRQPDV
- the cyoE gene encoding heme o synthase codes for the protein MSETTGWRDYLALTKPGVVLLLMVTAIAGMFLATDPPGMVPLRTLVPAFLGLTLAMMASAAINQIMDQKIDAVMARTEKRPIVTGRLNTRKAVTFAVVLAVLSMLILDQMVNRLTALLTLFGFVGYAFIYTLYLKRATPQNIVIGGLAGAIPPLLGWTAVSGEMHPYAWLLVLIIFVWTPPHFWALAIHRRDDYAKAEIPMLPVTHGIPFTRTSVLYYTILLLLTSLLPYLTGMSGLIYLVAAVVLGVIFMLHAIKLRFGNDPRTPMKTFGYSITYLFVLFAALLVDHYVPVGVLGSV
- a CDS encoding LemA family protein, with protein sequence MGTFLFLGIAALIVVLAISVYNRLITLRNRFKNAFAQIDVQLQRRHDLIPNLVEAARAYMAHEKDTLSRVTEARNQAESARQAARSKPDDAGAIAGLGRAESVLSGSLANFLAVSENYPDLKANQSIAELMEELSSTENRVGFARQAFNDAVMDYNTYREQVPNNLVAAMFGSTFQHAELLEIETPEARKAPKVQF
- a CDS encoding M48 family metallopeptidase — encoded protein: MNFFEHQTRARRRTGLLVVYFTLALLLTMAAVNLAGLLAWHWLLQPISLAAWLRSPAALWLAGITLLVVAGGSAVRFWQLRGGGSALAGMLQARRIDPDTHLAEERQLVNVVEEMAIASGIPVPQLFVLDNEPAINALVAGFRPTETSVIVTRGALQQLDRDELQGVIAHEFSHVFNADMRLNLRLIAALAGILAIGKTGEFLMHSMRYGSHRSGRNNGAAAVFVVGAALMAIGYIGLFFGRLIKAAISRQRELLADAGSVQFTRNPAGIAGALIRIRNGDGSHLNSRHAEDMSHMCFGETLTFRLRGLLATHPSVDERLAALGTPWLARARVDARQRSATATAPAPESAPAQTHAFAETATAMAAAMPPVARAADTVGTVTPAHLGYARRIHESIPEHLHTALHRSDEAELVMYALVLSVSDGAPGVLLDTLALPPASAERVSQRLRQIQALGTRLRLPLADLAIPALKQAPQADRDRLLARLDTLIRADQRVTLFEFVLTHILADHLGHGAHRNPTVAFRSYRPLAADIRLLLSVMVHASGARDDTATRQFRGLSAAVLPPGTALLPISECKLDALSRALQRLARLTPLLKAGLVDACADAVLADGRVQVAEAELLRAVCTLLDCPMPPLFTSDQTT